The following proteins come from a genomic window of Carassius auratus strain Wakin chromosome 18, ASM336829v1, whole genome shotgun sequence:
- the LOC113118612 gene encoding frizzled-9-like, producing the protein MGGSPLKIVLSLWCQLVIAAYSLEIGSYDLERGRPAKCEPIVIPMCQGIGYNLTRMPNFMDHDNQREAGIKLNEFAPLVEYGCDVHLRFFLCSLYAPMCTDQVSTSIPACRPMCEQARHKCSPIMEKFNYAWPDSLDCSKLPTRNDPNALCMEAPENDTKTETKKGEGMLPVPPRPNQPGAANGRSGGSMGVCANPEKFQYVEKSETCAPRCSSAVDVFWSRQDKDFAFIWMAVWSTLCFVSTAFTVLTFLLDPHRFQYPERPIIFLSMCYNVYSVAFIIRTVAGAENIACDRENGELYIIQEGLESTGCTIVFLILYYFGMASSIWWVILTLTWFLAAGKKWGHEAIESHSSYFHMAAWGIPALKTIVILTMRKVAGDELTGLCYVGSMDVGALTGFVLVPLSCYLVIGTSFILTGFVALFHIRKVMKTEGTNTEKLEKLMVKIGIYSILYTVPATCVIICYFYERLNMDYWKFRGLQSKCTTFPGRRNEDCALESSVPNVAVFMLKIFMSLVVGITSGVWVWSSKTLQTWQGLCSRKLTDRTCRKHCSGSCSTSHCHYKAPAVILHMSKTDPYLDCPTHV; encoded by the coding sequence ATGGGAGGCTCACCTCTGAAAATTGTGCTTTCTCTGTGGTGTCAGCTGGTCATTGCTGCCTACAGTTTAGAGATTGGCTCCTATGACCTGGAGAGAGGGAGACCGGCTAAATGTGAGCCTATCGTCATCCCTATGTGCCAGGGCATCGGGTACAACCTCACCCGGATGCCCAACTTTATGGACCATGACAATCAGAGGGAAGCTGGGATTAAGTTGAATGAATTCGCCCCTCTGGTGGAATATGGTTGTGATGTGCACTTGAGATTTTTCCTCTGCTCTCTTTATGCCCCTATGTGTACAGACCAAGTGTCCACATCCATCCCTGCCTGCCGTCCCATGTGCGAACAGGCACGTCATAAGTGCTCGCCCATCATGGAGAAGTTTAATTACGCCTGGCCTGATTCTTTGGACTGCTCTAAACTGCCCACCAGAAATGACCCCAACGCGCTGTGCATGGAAGCCCCGGAAAATGATACCAAAACCGAAACTAAGAAAGGAGAGGGAATGCTGCCTGTGCCGCCCAGACCAAACCAGCCCGGCGCTGCGAACGGACGCTCGGGGGGGAGCATGGGAGTTTGTGCGAACCCGGAAAAGTTCCAGTATGTAGAAAAGAGCGAGACGTGCGCTCCACGCTGCTCATCAGCCGTGGATGTGTTCTGGTCCAGACAGGACAAGGACTTTGCTTTCATTTGGATGGCGGTTTGGTCCACTCTGTGCTTCGTATCCACGGCTTTCACAGTCCTAACTTTCCTGCTTGACCCACATCGCTTTCAGTACCCAGAGCGGCCCATCATCTTCCTCTCCATGTGCTACAACGTTTACTCAGTCGCCTTCATCATCCGAACCGTCGCCGGGGCGGAGAACATTGCGTGCGACCGTGAGAACGGCGAGTTGTATATTATCCAGGAGGGCTTGGAAAGTACGGGTTGCACTATAGTCTTCCTCATCCTCTACTACTTCGGCATGGCAAGCTCCATCTGGTGGGTCATCCTCACCCTCACTTGGTTTCTGGCAGCAGGTAAGAAATGGGGTCATGAGGCTATTGAGTCACACAGCAGTTACTTCCACATGGCTGCGTGGGGCATACCTGCGCTGAAGACCATAGTCATCCTCACCATGCGGAAAGTGGCAGGCGATGAGCTCACCGGACTGTGTTATGTGGGCAGTATGGATGTGGGGGCGCTAACAGGCTTCGTCCTCGTGCCTCTGTCCTGCTACCTCGTCATCGGGACGTCTTTCATCCTGACCGGCTTTGTGGCGCTTTTCCACATCCGAAAGGTTATGAAGACCGAAGGCACAAACACAGAAAAGCTAGAAAAGCTGATGGTGAAAATCGGCATCTACTCCATCCTGTACACAGTTCCCGCCACCTGCGTCATCATTTGCTACTTCTACGAACGCCTCAACATGGACTACTGGAAATTTCGAGGGCTGCAAAGCAAGTGCACCACATTCCCGGGTCGGAGGAACGAGGACTGCGCCCTGGAGTCTTCGGTGCCCAACGTGGCCGTGTTCATGCTGAAGATCTTCATGTCGCTGGTGGTGGGCATCACCAGTGGCGTGTGGGTCTGGAGCTCCAAGACGCTGCAGACTTGGCAGGGGCTGTGTAGCAGGAAGTTGACAGACAGGACTTGCAGGAAGCATTGCAGCGGGAGCTGCAGCACCAGTCACTGCCACTACAAAGCACCTGCTGTTATACTGCACATGTCAAAGACTGATCCCTACTTGGACTGTCCCACACACGTATGA